From the genome of Seriola aureovittata isolate HTS-2021-v1 ecotype China chromosome 6, ASM2101889v1, whole genome shotgun sequence, one region includes:
- the mpnd gene encoding MPN domain-containing protein isoform X2, whose product MGSEPPSSPQVVEDGGEEDEEELSGGEEADLRSSSGRGSLLTRRGITLRVLLKDGLVEPGDGVLAIHYLGKNFVGDLLNDGKIRWVETGQIFNSPSAWATHCKRLVNPAKKSGCGWASVRYRGQKLVQYKTTWLHKYQPSADMSLVSEEDDDEDEEEGKAAVQADEKNKNNKPGLHDVMVSRRTDRERIPVRYCTLGTRDAARDPHTLVELSAFSAINRFQPFNVAVSSNVLLLMDFHCHLTTSEVVGYLGGRWDTNTQLLTVLRAFPCRTRLADRESASAVEEEICQNLFMRGLSLVGWYHSHPRGPALPSLQDIDSQMDHQLRLQGSNNGFQPCLGIICGPYYHGNQGVASTITPFWVVPPPEQRPNDYGIPVAVEVTYVQDNFLTSDVLNEMMLLVDYYRAAPDLVQFSQYWCPDTTMMDKIKGSLSCHAPKDQAYSQILEHVYSQLSNMQ is encoded by the exons ATGG gcTCAGAGCCACCCAGCTCTCCACAGGtggtggaggatggaggagaggaggatgaggaggagctgagcggaggagaggaggcagatcTGCGGTCCAGCTCTGGCCGGGGCTCCTTGCTGACCCGGAGAGGCATCACTCTGAGAGTTCTGCTGAAGGACGGTCTGGTGGAGCCAGGGGACGGGGTGTTAGCCATCCACTACCTG GGTAAGAACTTTGTTGGAGACCTGTTGAATGATGGGAAAATCCGATGGGTGGAGACGGGCCAGATCTTCAACTCCCCCAGTGCCTGGGCGACACACTGCAAACGTCTGGTCAACCCGGCCAAGAAGTCTGGCTGTGGCTGGGCATCTGTACGCTACCGAGGACAGAAACTGGTCCAGTACAAGACCACTTGGCTGCACAAGTACCAACCCAGCGCAGACATG AGCCTGGTGAGTGAGGAGGACGATGacgaggatgaagaggagggtaAGGCCGCTGTGCAAGCAGAtgagaagaacaagaacaacaaaccTGGATTACATG ATGTAATGGTTTCACGAAGaactgacagagaaagaatTCCTGTCAGATATTGCACCTTGGGCACCAGGGATGCTGCCAG AGATCCACACACTCTCGTGGAGCTGTCAGCCTTCTCAGCCATCAACAGATTCCAGCCTTTCAACGTAGCCGTGTCCAGTAATGTACTGCTGCTAATG GACTTTCACTGTCACCTGACCACCAGTGAGGTGGTGGGATACCTCGGAGGACGGTGGGATACTAATACACAAT TGCTGACCGTCTTAAGAGCTTTCCCCTGTCGGACCAGGCTGGCAGACCGAGAGTCAGCTTCCGCTGTCGAGGAGGAG ATTTGTCAGAACCTGTTCATGCGCGGCCTGTCGTTGGTGGGCTGGTACCACAGTCACCCACGAGGTCCGGCTCTTCCGTCGCTGCAGGACATCGACTCCCAGATGGACCACCAGCTGAGGCTGCAGGGTTCAAACAACGGCTTCCAGCCCTGTCTGGGCATCATCTGCG GACCATATTATCACGGCAATCAAGGTGTGGCTTCTACAATAACTCCATTCTGGGTGGTACCTCCACCTGAG CAACGGCCTAATGACTACGGTATCCCAGTGGCTGTAGAGGTCACTTACGTACAGGACAACTTCCTCACCAGTGATGTCCTTAATGAGATG ATGCTGCTGGTCGACTACTACAGGGCAGCTCCCGACCTCGTCCAGTTCAGCCAGTACTGGTGCCCCGACACAACCATGATGGACAAGATCAAG
- the mpnd gene encoding MPN domain-containing protein isoform X1, which produces MGSEPPSSPQVVEDGGEEDEEELSGGEEADLRSSSGRGSLLTRRGITLRVLLKDGLVEPGDGVLAIHYLGKNFVGDLLNDGKIRWVETGQIFNSPSAWATHCKRLVNPAKKSGCGWASVRYRGQKLVQYKTTWLHKYQPSADMSLVSEEDDDEDEEEGKAAVQADEKNKNNKPGLHDVMVSRRTDRERIPVRYCTLGTRDAARDPHTLVELSAFSAINRFQPFNVAVSSNVLLLMDFHCHLTTSEVVGYLGGRWDTNTQLLTVLRAFPCRTRLADRESASAVEEEICQNLFMRGLSLVGWYHSHPRGPALPSLQDIDSQMDHQLRLQGSNNGFQPCLGIICGPYYHGNQGVASTITPFWVVPPPEVKQRPNDYGIPVAVEVTYVQDNFLTSDVLNEMMLLVDYYRAAPDLVQFSQYWCPDTTMMDKIKGSLSCHAPKDQAYSQILEHVYSQLSNMQ; this is translated from the exons ATGG gcTCAGAGCCACCCAGCTCTCCACAGGtggtggaggatggaggagaggaggatgaggaggagctgagcggaggagaggaggcagatcTGCGGTCCAGCTCTGGCCGGGGCTCCTTGCTGACCCGGAGAGGCATCACTCTGAGAGTTCTGCTGAAGGACGGTCTGGTGGAGCCAGGGGACGGGGTGTTAGCCATCCACTACCTG GGTAAGAACTTTGTTGGAGACCTGTTGAATGATGGGAAAATCCGATGGGTGGAGACGGGCCAGATCTTCAACTCCCCCAGTGCCTGGGCGACACACTGCAAACGTCTGGTCAACCCGGCCAAGAAGTCTGGCTGTGGCTGGGCATCTGTACGCTACCGAGGACAGAAACTGGTCCAGTACAAGACCACTTGGCTGCACAAGTACCAACCCAGCGCAGACATG AGCCTGGTGAGTGAGGAGGACGATGacgaggatgaagaggagggtaAGGCCGCTGTGCAAGCAGAtgagaagaacaagaacaacaaaccTGGATTACATG ATGTAATGGTTTCACGAAGaactgacagagaaagaatTCCTGTCAGATATTGCACCTTGGGCACCAGGGATGCTGCCAG AGATCCACACACTCTCGTGGAGCTGTCAGCCTTCTCAGCCATCAACAGATTCCAGCCTTTCAACGTAGCCGTGTCCAGTAATGTACTGCTGCTAATG GACTTTCACTGTCACCTGACCACCAGTGAGGTGGTGGGATACCTCGGAGGACGGTGGGATACTAATACACAAT TGCTGACCGTCTTAAGAGCTTTCCCCTGTCGGACCAGGCTGGCAGACCGAGAGTCAGCTTCCGCTGTCGAGGAGGAG ATTTGTCAGAACCTGTTCATGCGCGGCCTGTCGTTGGTGGGCTGGTACCACAGTCACCCACGAGGTCCGGCTCTTCCGTCGCTGCAGGACATCGACTCCCAGATGGACCACCAGCTGAGGCTGCAGGGTTCAAACAACGGCTTCCAGCCCTGTCTGGGCATCATCTGCG GACCATATTATCACGGCAATCAAGGTGTGGCTTCTACAATAACTCCATTCTGGGTGGTACCTCCACCTGAGGTAAAG CAACGGCCTAATGACTACGGTATCCCAGTGGCTGTAGAGGTCACTTACGTACAGGACAACTTCCTCACCAGTGATGTCCTTAATGAGATG ATGCTGCTGGTCGACTACTACAGGGCAGCTCCCGACCTCGTCCAGTTCAGCCAGTACTGGTGCCCCGACACAACCATGATGGACAAGATCAAG
- the armh1 gene encoding armadillo-like helical domain containing protein 1 isoform X2, which produces MSTPQEQANLGKVLSFLREWDRGDRTVRSRMLNTFLSQNAGKSFYELECEFAQVSSLFLARLTTWTRLTYMFGTFLGLQLKAIRIFLSASGHDQYLMEFLEDGGVLTLLDILSHTQSKEEDKAEALHLLLTVSYAGHKYKEIICESHGVKVIAERLVESNTEETQKTAWALLESLSQGNPKYQNQIYRILIALMACNSPKAQQLVVHTLRTVQSKKKTAHHSIVEPLLNMLRSLHMEVQGEAINLILDLKCYDVRPMLLSGLVALLRPNKEEVKPHQITEEAEMIKMTGSLPVFVQQAAAAKAIRLLAEEDQELSPLYPLIPSHRGTCAESHGQCTVNSLHAPTWEFLHESG; this is translated from the exons ATGTCAACACCGCAGGAACAAGCGAATCTCGGCAAAGTACTCAGCTTTCTCCGTGAATGGGACCGTGGTGACAGGACAGTCCGCAGCCGCATGTTGAACACCTTTCTGAGTCAAAACGCAGGGAAGAGCTTTTATGAGCTTGAGTGTGAGTTTGCTCAGGTGTCCAGTCTCTTTCTGGCTCGACTCACCACCTGGACGAGACTCAC ATACATGTTTGGGACATTCTTGGGACTCCAGTTAAAGGCTATCAGGATTTTCCTGTCTGCATCAGGCCA TGATCAGTACCTGATGGAGTTTCTGGAGGATGGAGGTGTTCTCACCCTCCTGGACATCTTGAGCCACACTCAGAGCAAAGAGGAGGACAAAGCAGAGGCCCTCCATCTTCTGCTCACAGTCTCCTATGCTGGTCACAAGTACAAAGAGATTATCTGTGAAAGCCATG gtgtcAAAGTTATAGCAGAGCGCCTGGTTGAgtcaaacacagaggaaacccAAAAGACAGCTTGGGCCCTGCTGGAGTCCTTGTCCCAAGGGAATCCTAAATACCAAAATCAAATCTACAGAATCCTCATCGCCCTCATGGCTTGTAACTCTCCTAAAGCCCAGCAGCTGGTCGTTCACACCTTACGCACTGTTCAG tctaaAAAGAAGACGGCCCACCATAGCATTGTAGAACCTCTGCTGAATATGCTCAGATCCCTGCACATGGAGGTCCAGGGAGAAG CTATTAATCTAATCTTAGACCTGAAGTGTTATGATGTGAGACCAATGCTGCTCAGTGGCCTGGTGGCTCTGCTTAGGCCTAATAAAGAAGAAGTAAAGCCACACCAGATCACAGAAG AGGCTGAGATGATCAAGATGACTGGAtctctccctgtgtttgtgcaacaagctgctgcagctaaAGCTATACG GTTGCTGGCTGAGGAAGATCAAGAACTTTCTC CACTTTATCCGCTCATTCCCAGTCATAGAGGAACATGTGCAGAGAGTCATGGGCAGTGCACTGTTAACAGCCTTCATG CACCAACCTGGGAGTTTTTACATGAATCTGGatga
- the armh1 gene encoding armadillo-like helical domain containing protein 1 isoform X1: protein MSTPQEQANLGKVLSFLREWDRGDRTVRSRMLNTFLSQNAGKSFYELECEFAQVSSLFLARLTTWTRLTYMFGTFLGLQLKAIRIFLSASGHDQYLMEFLEDGGVLTLLDILSHTQSKEEDKAEALHLLLTVSYAGHKYKEIICESHGVKVIAERLVESNTEETQKTAWALLESLSQGNPKYQNQIYRILIALMACNSPKAQQLVVHTLRTVQSKKKTAHHSIVEPLLNMLRSLHMEVQGEAINLILDLKCYDVRPMLLSGLVALLRPNKEEVKPHQITEEAEMIKMTGSLPVFVQQAAAAKAIRLLAEEDQELSREFLSLGVIQYLLYAMGNREHTDTQIQASLALEHFIRSFPVIEEHVQRVMGSALLTAFMHQPGSFYMNLDETQAEILLTNKVDITEVLNGGNSEGGQEEHLNHFNYEDK, encoded by the exons ATGTCAACACCGCAGGAACAAGCGAATCTCGGCAAAGTACTCAGCTTTCTCCGTGAATGGGACCGTGGTGACAGGACAGTCCGCAGCCGCATGTTGAACACCTTTCTGAGTCAAAACGCAGGGAAGAGCTTTTATGAGCTTGAGTGTGAGTTTGCTCAGGTGTCCAGTCTCTTTCTGGCTCGACTCACCACCTGGACGAGACTCAC ATACATGTTTGGGACATTCTTGGGACTCCAGTTAAAGGCTATCAGGATTTTCCTGTCTGCATCAGGCCA TGATCAGTACCTGATGGAGTTTCTGGAGGATGGAGGTGTTCTCACCCTCCTGGACATCTTGAGCCACACTCAGAGCAAAGAGGAGGACAAAGCAGAGGCCCTCCATCTTCTGCTCACAGTCTCCTATGCTGGTCACAAGTACAAAGAGATTATCTGTGAAAGCCATG gtgtcAAAGTTATAGCAGAGCGCCTGGTTGAgtcaaacacagaggaaacccAAAAGACAGCTTGGGCCCTGCTGGAGTCCTTGTCCCAAGGGAATCCTAAATACCAAAATCAAATCTACAGAATCCTCATCGCCCTCATGGCTTGTAACTCTCCTAAAGCCCAGCAGCTGGTCGTTCACACCTTACGCACTGTTCAG tctaaAAAGAAGACGGCCCACCATAGCATTGTAGAACCTCTGCTGAATATGCTCAGATCCCTGCACATGGAGGTCCAGGGAGAAG CTATTAATCTAATCTTAGACCTGAAGTGTTATGATGTGAGACCAATGCTGCTCAGTGGCCTGGTGGCTCTGCTTAGGCCTAATAAAGAAGAAGTAAAGCCACACCAGATCACAGAAG AGGCTGAGATGATCAAGATGACTGGAtctctccctgtgtttgtgcaacaagctgctgcagctaaAGCTATACG GTTGCTGGCTGAGGAAGATCAAGAACTTTCTCGTGAGTTTCTCTCTCTTGGAGTGATCCAGTATCTCCTCTATGCTATGGGCAACAgagaacacactgatacacaaatACAAGCCAGCCTGGCCTTGGAG CACTTTATCCGCTCATTCCCAGTCATAGAGGAACATGTGCAGAGAGTCATGGGCAGTGCACTGTTAACAGCCTTCATG CACCAACCTGGGAGTTTTTACATGAATCTGGatgaaacacaagcagaaatCCTGCTTACTAACAAAGTGGACATAACTGAAG TTTTGAATGGAGGGAACTCTGAAGGCGGACAAGAGGAACAcctaaatcattttaattatgaGGACAAATGA
- the mutyh gene encoding adenine DNA glycosylase, whose protein sequence is MSRLRSAMHKGKRAAQEMVETAKPKRKRTKTAVKEEETTNAALPSAYHTFPDPADVLQLRSQLLNWYDKEKRELPWRTLAMTEPDLNIRTYAVWVSEIMLQQTQVATVKDYYNKWMKRWPTVQDLASATLEEVNQMWAGLGYYSRGKRLHEGAQKVVTELKGQMPQTVDSLLKQLPGVGRYTAAAIGSIALGQVTGAVDGNVIRVLCRLRAIGAESTSPAVTEALWGLANTLVDPEKPGDFNQAMMELGARVCTPKAPVCNRCPVQSHCRSYRKVHVKQEQNSKKLLLKLERKTSSLPDIEDCVSSGTCPLCPSDPWDDELGVQNFPRKPAKKPPRVERTLTCVVIRPGEEGEDEYLLTQRPNKGLLAGLWEFPCLLLEEENSEMKQKRALCAVISRILGTPLTESLCKYVGEVVHIFSHIHQTYVVHSVRLKDGDTQTQTENAQWLSRSALHEAAVSTGLKKIVKLYDSVDNQEEQASKDGKKQKATGVKNDKKPQASKKTKLGAAKNGGRQLSLSSFFKAVKEES, encoded by the exons ATGAGCCGGTTACGTTCAGCGATGCATAAAGGCAAAAGAGCCGCACAGGAAATGGTAGAAACTGCAAAACCAAAGCGCAAGAGGACAAAGACTGCAGTGAAAGAAG AGGAAACCACAAATGCTGCCTTGCCGTCCGCGTACCACACCTTCCCTGATCCTGCTGATGTTCTGCAGCTGCGCTCTCAGCTCCTGAACTGGTACgacaaggagaagagagagctgCCATGGAGGACTCTg GCTATGACAGAACCAGACCTCAACATTAGGACATATGCAG TGTGGGTTTCAGAGATTATGCTGCAGCAGACTCAAGTTGCCACAGTAAAAGACTACTACAACAAATGGATGAAG CGGTGGCCCACGGTGCAGGACCTTGCATCTGCTACACTTGAG gaGGTGAACCAGATGTGGGCGGGTCTTGGCTACTACTCCCGGGGGAAAAGACTGCATGAAGGAGCTCAGAAG GTTGTGACAGAGCTGAAGGGACAGATGCCTCAGACTGTCGACAGCCTGCTGAAACAGTTACCTGGTGTGGGACGCTACACTGCTGCAGCTATAGGCTCTATTGCACTGGGACAG GTTACTGGAGCCGTGGATGGCAATGTGATTCGAGTGCTGTGTCGCCTGAGGGCTATAGGAGCTGAAAGCACAAGTCCTGCAGTAACAGAGGCACTGTG gGGTCTAGCCAATACACTGGTGGACCCAGAGAAACCTGGGGACTTCAACCAGGCCATGATGGAGCTGGGAGCACGAGTGTGCACCCCTAAAGCACCAGTGTGCAACCGGTGTCCTGTACAGTCTCACTGCCGCTCTTATCGCAAG GTTCATGTCAAACAAGAGCAAAACTCTAAGAAGCTTTTGTTGAAGCTGGAGAGGAAGACTTCATCCCTGCCTGATATAGAAGACTGTG tgAGCAGTGGGACTTGTCCGCTGTGTCCCTCGGATCCCTGGGACGATGAGTTGGGCGTTCAGAACTTCCCCAGAAAGCCGGCAAAGAAGCCACCCCGAGTGGAGCGAACTCTGACCTGTGTGGTGATCAGacctggagaggagggagaggacgagTACCTGCTCACACAGAGACCGAACAAAG GTTTGTTGGCAGGCTTGTGGGAGTTTCCATGTCttctgctggaggaggagaactcTGAGATGAAGCAGAAGAGGGCGCTGTGTGCTGTGATCAGCAGGATACTGGGAACTCCTCTGACTGAGAGCCTCTGCAAGTATGTTGGAGAG GTGGTTCACATCTTCTCCCACATCCACCAGACATATGTGGTTCACAGTGTGCGTTTGAAGGAcggtgacacacaaacacagactgaaaatgcACAGTGGCTGAGCAGATCTGCTCTACATGAAGCTGCTGTGTCCACAGGACTGAAAAag ATTGTGAAGCTCTACGATTCTGTGGACAATCAAGAAGAACAAGCCTCTAAG GATGGAAAGAAGCAAAAGGCCACTGGtgtaaaaaatgacaagaaaccACAGGCCtcgaaaaaaacaaaactgggtGCAGCCAAAAATGGAGGCAGACAACTCTCCCTCAGCTCCTTCTTCAAGGCAGTGAAAGAGGAATCTtga
- the elovl8b gene encoding ELOVL fatty acid elongase 8b: MASAWQSVLSVHQRIVANGDRRTDPWLLVYSPVPVSLIFLVYLCVVWAGPRLMKHREPVDLKVVLIVYNFAMVGLSAYMFYEFLVTSWLSNYSYLCQPVDYSTSPLAMRMARVCWWFFFSKVIELSDTLFFILRKKNSQLTFLHVYHHGTMIFNWWAGVKYVAGGQSFFIGLVNTFVHIVMYSYYGLAAIGPHMQKYLWWKRYLTSLQLMQFLMFLVHTGYNLFTECDFPDTMNMVVFGYCVTLIILFSNFYYQSYLSKKKQK, translated from the exons ATGGCTTCTGCATGGCAAAGTGTCCTGTCTGTGCACCAGAGGATAGTGGCCAATGGAG ACAGGAGGACTGACCCGTGGCTGCTGGTCTACTCCCCCGTCCCCGTGTCACTCATCTTTCTGGTTTACCTCTGTGTGGTCTGGGCCGGCCCTCGGCTGATGAAACACAGGGAACCCGTTGACCTCAAAGTCGTTCTCATTGTTTACAACTTCGCCATGGTCGGCCTGTCTGCCTACATGTTCTATGAG TTCTTAGTCACATCATGGCTCTCAAACTACAGCTACCTCTGTCAGCCTGTAGATTACAGCACCAGCCCATTGGCAATGAGG ATGGCCAGAGTTTGCTGGTGGTTTTTCTTCTCCAAGGTCATAGAGCTCTCTGACACG CTCTTCTTCATCCTGAGAAAGAAGAACAGTCAACTGACTTTCCTTCATGTCTACCACCATGGCACCATGATCTTCAACTGGTGGGCGGGAGTCAAGTATGTGGCTGGAGGACAGT CATTCTTCATCGGCCTGGTCAACACCTTTGTTCACATAGTGATGTACTCTTACTATGGCCTGGCTGCGATTGGCCCTCACATGCAGAAGTACCTATGGTGGAAACGATACCTAACGTCTCTGCAGCTG ATGCAGTTTCTGATGTTCCTCGTGCACACGGGCTACAACCTGTTCACAGAGTGCGACTTCCCCGACACCATGAACATGGTGGTGTTTGGTTACTGTGTCaccctcatcatcctcttcagTAACTTCTATTATCAGAGCTACCTCAGCaagaagaagcagaaataa